Proteins encoded in a region of the Ziziphus jujuba cultivar Dongzao chromosome 3, ASM3175591v1 genome:
- the LOC125423402 gene encoding uncharacterized protein LOC125423402 isoform X3, producing the protein MRMKELRELALAYRKAPINNIEPVLKEFFEEMDPQKKGFVAFKEFSVYMENLGRPELCSEEFFSKLNQDGSGKLDDMDVVTLFYIVHSRLPFCNSCKKFIEGTSYLVCVKCFHGNNNGKTDANEESFNVCTTCYLDEKFKHHHNEFLDPNLLLRHLRMMQPVAVSSTTSVPQDVQDLKIVANSSTPSATDPVVADNSSNLSANNQLKAGSSSKSINQVQVVVDVLPERTKFSAAVVFQEILLYSFISVCR; encoded by the exons atgagaaTGAAGGAGTTGAGAGAATTGGCTTTGGCATACCGCAAGGCTCCCATAAACAACATAGAGCCGGTCCTGAAAGAGTTCTTCGAAGAAATGGATCCACAGAAGAAAGGTTTCGTAGCGTTTAAGGAGTTCTCAGTTTACATGGAGAATTTGGGACGCCCTGAATTGTGCTCAGAGGAGTTCTTCTCCAAGCTGAACCAAGATGGAAGTGGAAAGCTCGATGATATGGATGTAGTAACACTTTTTTACATTGTTCATAGTCGTTTGCCTTTTTGCAATTCTTGCAAAAAGTTTATAGAGGGTACTTCCTATTTGGTTTGTGTGAAATGCTTCCATGGGAATAATAATGGTAAAACTGATGCTAATGAAGAATCCTTCAATGTTTGCACTACCTGCTACCTTGATGAAAAATTTAAGCATCATCACAATGAATTCCTCGATCCAAACCTTCTTCTTCGTCATTTGAGGATGATGCAG cctGTAGCAGTTTCTTCTACAACTTCTGTGCCTCAAGATGTTCAGGACCTTAAG ATTGTAGCAAATTCTTCTACGCCTTCTGCAACTGATCCG GTTGTAGCAGACAACTCTTCTAATCTTTCTGCAAATAATCAG CTTAAAGCAGGTTCTTCTTCAAAATCTATAAATCag gtgcaagtggtggtagacgttcttccggagcgaaccaagttttccgctgctgttgtgtttcaagaaatacttctgtactctttcatttcagt ATGCAGGTAG
- the LOC107422726 gene encoding MDIS1-interacting receptor like kinase 2-like — MMAILIIILLLLPCCSSSTAAIHYGTREAEALLKWKQSLQNSTSHSLLPSWKLYNSNSSRRDINGSPCKWIGIACNEAGNVTHISLPNSNLQGTLENLNFSYFPNLDTLVLYNNLLYGSIPSHMGNLSKLTYLNLGKNLLSGNIPSQIGLLTSLQYLYLNSNDLNGSIPQEIGMLVSLEEFSAYNNSLLGSIPASIGNLSKLIFFSLGKNKLSGFIPEEVGHILPLGILDLNENNLTGSNPTSIGNLKNLTSLSLYGNQLSGSIPFALGNLTKLEELELGNNTFSGPIPPEVGKLRSLVYLSFFKNNFYGSIPLELDNLTNLEYYQLDENSMSGYLSENVCLGGKLLEFYANDNNFTGPVPKSLRNCTSLVRLELEVNQLTGNISEVFGMYPNLYYMDLSSNKFFGEVSAKWGKCSNLSLLNISRNEISGRLAFELGKATELRVLDLSFNHLVGMIPKELGQLKLLFKLKLNNNSLSSKVPAEIGMLSELRYLDLSANNLSGPVPKDLEKCSKLTDLNLRNNKFGKSVPLQIGNLGSLQNLDISYNLLGGKLPLELGNLHNLETLELSHNNFSGSIPSSFEEMLSLIFVDMSYNHLEGPLPKIKAFSTAELGNNKGLCGNNTGLKPCPIKGKKDSTGTVVLIIITILGILFLLFVIVGILLIFRKREMAKDEPREEEPTQTYFATWNHDGKKVHEEIVKATENFNSKYCIGIGGYGSVYKAQLSTSQVIAVKKFHDKCGMDGGEAFTSEIRALTRVRHRNIIKLHGFCLHARYSFLVYEFMEKGSLADILRNEEKALELGWRKRVNVVKGLANALSYMHHECSYAMIHRDISTNNVLLDEEYEAHISDFGMARILEPGSSDLSSFAGTFGYAAPELAYTMQANQKSDVYSFGVVTLEVITGKHPGNLISTILTPSLPENFHQIFLKDIMDQRLPPPTQQVAEEIVSIAKLAFTCLHPIPQSRPHMKQVSRKLSTSLPCLLKPFHNITLAQLLDSTNVIF, encoded by the exons ATGATGGCCATCCTTATAATCATTCTATTATTGCTTCCGTGTTGCTCCTCTAGTACTGCAGCAATTCATTATGGTACTAGAGAAGCAGAGGCCCTTCTCAAATGGAAGCAGAGCCTTCAGAATTCAACTTCTCATTCTCTTCTTCCTTCATGGAAGCTTTATAATTCAAACTCTTCAAGGAGAGACATTAATGGCAGTCCTTGCAAATGGATTGGCATCGCTTGTAATGAAGCAGGAAATGTCACTCATATAAGCCTCCCAAATAGTAATCTTCAAGGTACGCTTGAAAACTTGAACTTCTCTTACTTTCCCAACTTAGACACCCTTGTTCTGTATAACAACTTGCTTTATGGAAGTATCCCTTCCCACATGGGTAACCTTTCCAAACTCACCTATCTTAACTTGGGTAAAAATCTTCTCTCTGGAAATATTCCATCCCAAATTGGCCTTTTAACAAGCTTACAATACCTTTATTTGAATTCCAATGATTTAAATGGGTCTATACCTCAAGAAATAGGTATGTTGGTGTCTCTCGAGGAGTTTTCTGCGTACAACAATAGTCTCTTAGGTTCAATTCCTGCATCCATTGGAAACCTGAGCAAGTTAATCTTTTTTAGCCTTGGCAAAAATAAACTTTCTGGATTCATCCCTGAAGAAGTAGGGCATATTTTACCATTAGGTATTCTAGATTTGAACGAAAACAATCTCACAGGCTCAAACCCTACATCTATTGGGAACCTCAAAAACTTAACCAGTCTATCCCTATATGGAAACCAACTTTCTGGCTCTATCCCTTTTGCATTAGGAAACTTGACGAAGCTGGAGGAATTGGAGCTAGGAAATAATACATTTTCTGGCCCTATTCCTCCAGAAGTTGGAAAACTTAGATCCCTTGTATATCTAAGCTTTTTCAAGAACAATTTCTATGgatcaattccattagaactggACAATCTTACAAATTTGGAGTACTACCAATTGGATGAAAATTCTATGTCTGGATACCTATCAGAAAATGTTTGCCTTGGTGGGAAACTTCTAGAGTTCTATGCAAATGACAATAACTTCACAGGTCCAGTTCCAAAAAGCTTAAGAAATTGCACTAGCTTGGTCAGACTGGAGCTAGAAGTAAATCAGCTTACAGGAAATATATCAGAAGTGTTTGGAATGTACCCAAACTTGTATTATATGGATTTGAGTAGCAACAAGTTTTTTGGTGAGGTTTCTGCGAAATGGGGGAAATGCAGTAATCTTTCTCTGCTGAATATCTCCAGAAATGAAATTTCTGGCAGGCTAGCTTTTGAACTCGGGAAAGCTACTGAATTGCGCGTACTTGACCTCTCATTCAATCATCTTGTAGGGATGATTCCAAAAGAACTTGGGCAACTGAAATTGTTGTTCAAACTCAAATTGAACAACAATAGTCTTTCAAGCAAAGTTCCTGCAGAGATTGGAATGTTATCTGAACTTAGATATCTTGATCTTTCAGCAAACAATCTGAGTGGACCAGTTCCTAAAGATTTAGAAAAATGTTCCAAGCTAACAGACTTGAACTTGAGAAACAACAAATTTGGCAAGTCTGTTCCATTGCAGATTGGAAACTTAGGCTCTCTTCAAAATCTTGATATAAGTTACAatttgcttggaggaaaattgCCTTTAGAGCTTGGTAATCTACACAATTTAGAAACATTAGAACTCTCTCACAACAATTTTTCGGGATCCATTCCATCCTCATTTGAAGAGATGTTGAGCTTGATATTTGTAGATATGTCATACAATCATTTGGAAGGTCCACTTCCAAAAATCAAAGCCTTTTCCACGGCAGAATTGGGAAACAATAAAGGTTTATGTGGCAACAATACTGGCCTGAAACCGTGCCCtataaagggaaagaaagatAGCACTGGAACTGTAGTCTTAATTATAATCACTATCTTGGGCATTCTGTTTTTATTGTTTGTCATTGTTGGCATACTTTTAATCTTCCGAAAGAGAGAGATGGCCAAGGATGAGCCAAGAGAAGAAGAACCAACTCAAACTTACTTTGCAACATGGAACCATGATGGGAAAAAAGTGCATGAAGAAATAGTTAAAGCCACAGAGAACTTTAACTCCAAATATTGCATTGGAATTGGAGGATATGGGAGTGTCTACAAGGCACAATTGTCAACTAGCCAAGTTATTGCTGTGAAGAAATTCCACGACAAATGTGGAATGGATGGTGGAGAAGCTTTTACAAGCGAGATCAGAGCATTGACAAGAGTACGCCATCGAAATATCATTAAGCTTCACGGGTTCTGTTTGCATGCAAGATACTCATTTTTGGTGTATGAATTCATGGAAAAGGGAAGCTTAGCAGACATATTAAGAAATGAAGAGAAGGCATTGGAGTTGGGATGGAGAAAGAGAGTGAATGTTGTGAAAGGTTTAGCCAATGCATTAAGTTACATGCACCATGAATGCTCATACGCTATGATTCATAGAGATATATCAACCAACAATGTCTTGCTTGATGAAGAATATGAAGCCCACATCTCAGACTTCGGAATGGCTAGAATTTTAGAGCCTGGTTCATCAGATTTGTCTTCCTTTGCTGGAACATTTGGATATGCCGCCCCTG AGCTTGCTTACACAATGCAAGCAAACCAAAAAAGTGATGTGTACAGCTTCGGAGTTGTAACATTGGAAGTGATCACGGGAAAGCATCCTGGAAATCTCATTTCTACCATCTTGACACCGTCATTACCAGaaaatttccatcaaatttTTCTCAAAGACATAATGGACCAGCGTCTCCCACCTCCGACGCAGCAGGTAGCAGAAGAAATTGTCTCCATTGCGAAGCTAGCATTCACATGTCTGCATCCAATTCCACAGTCCCGGCCACATATGAAGCAAGTTTCTCGAAAGCTATCTACTTCATTACCATGCTTGTTGAAGCCATTCCATAATATAACATTAGCTCAACTTTTAGATTCCACAAATGTAATATTTTAG
- the LOC125423402 gene encoding uncharacterized protein LOC125423402 isoform X4 codes for MRMKELRELALAYRKAPINNIEPVLKEFFEEMDPQKKGFVAFKEFSVYMENLGRPELCSEEFFSKLNQDGSGKLDDMDVVTLFYIVHSRLPFCNSCKKFIEGTSYLVCVKCFHGNNNGKTDANEESFNVCTTCYLDEKFKHHHNEFLDPNLLLRHLRMMQPVAVSSTTSVPQDVQDLKIVANSSTPSATDPVVADNSSNLSANNQMQVVLQRPQKCSIVTSFIVALELALGVGNFIGCSIM; via the exons atgagaaTGAAGGAGTTGAGAGAATTGGCTTTGGCATACCGCAAGGCTCCCATAAACAACATAGAGCCGGTCCTGAAAGAGTTCTTCGAAGAAATGGATCCACAGAAGAAAGGTTTCGTAGCGTTTAAGGAGTTCTCAGTTTACATGGAGAATTTGGGACGCCCTGAATTGTGCTCAGAGGAGTTCTTCTCCAAGCTGAACCAAGATGGAAGTGGAAAGCTCGATGATATGGATGTAGTAACACTTTTTTACATTGTTCATAGTCGTTTGCCTTTTTGCAATTCTTGCAAAAAGTTTATAGAGGGTACTTCCTATTTGGTTTGTGTGAAATGCTTCCATGGGAATAATAATGGTAAAACTGATGCTAATGAAGAATCCTTCAATGTTTGCACTACCTGCTACCTTGATGAAAAATTTAAGCATCATCACAATGAATTCCTCGATCCAAACCTTCTTCTTCGTCATTTGAGGATGATGCAG cctGTAGCAGTTTCTTCTACAACTTCTGTGCCTCAAGATGTTCAGGACCTTAAG ATTGTAGCAAATTCTTCTACGCCTTCTGCAACTGATCCG GTTGTAGCAGACAACTCTTCTAATCTTTCTGCAAATAATCAG ATGCAGGTAGTACTCCAACGTCCACAAAAATGTTCTATTGTG ACTAGCTTCATTGTGGCGTTGGAGCTGGCACTCGGTGTTGGGAATTTTATTGGATGCAGCATCATGTGA
- the LOC125423402 gene encoding uncharacterized protein LOC125423402 isoform X5 has protein sequence MRMKELRELALAYRKAPINNIEPVLKEFFEEMDPQKKGFVAFKEFSVYMENLGRPELCSEEFFSKLNQDGSGKLDDMDVVTLFYIVHSRLPFCNSCKKFIEGTSYLVCVKCFHGNNNGKTDANEESFNVCTTCYLDEKFKHHHNEFLDPNLLLRHLRMMQPVAVSSTTSVPQDVQDLKIVANSSTPSATDPVVADNSSNLSANNQVQVVVDVLPERTKFSAAVVFQEILLYSFISVCR, from the exons atgagaaTGAAGGAGTTGAGAGAATTGGCTTTGGCATACCGCAAGGCTCCCATAAACAACATAGAGCCGGTCCTGAAAGAGTTCTTCGAAGAAATGGATCCACAGAAGAAAGGTTTCGTAGCGTTTAAGGAGTTCTCAGTTTACATGGAGAATTTGGGACGCCCTGAATTGTGCTCAGAGGAGTTCTTCTCCAAGCTGAACCAAGATGGAAGTGGAAAGCTCGATGATATGGATGTAGTAACACTTTTTTACATTGTTCATAGTCGTTTGCCTTTTTGCAATTCTTGCAAAAAGTTTATAGAGGGTACTTCCTATTTGGTTTGTGTGAAATGCTTCCATGGGAATAATAATGGTAAAACTGATGCTAATGAAGAATCCTTCAATGTTTGCACTACCTGCTACCTTGATGAAAAATTTAAGCATCATCACAATGAATTCCTCGATCCAAACCTTCTTCTTCGTCATTTGAGGATGATGCAG cctGTAGCAGTTTCTTCTACAACTTCTGTGCCTCAAGATGTTCAGGACCTTAAG ATTGTAGCAAATTCTTCTACGCCTTCTGCAACTGATCCG GTTGTAGCAGACAACTCTTCTAATCTTTCTGCAAATAATCAG gtgcaagtggtggtagacgttcttccggagcgaaccaagttttccgctgctgttgtgtttcaagaaatacttctgtactctttcatttcagt ATGCAGGTAG
- the LOC125423402 gene encoding uncharacterized protein LOC125423402 isoform X2 yields MRMKELRELALAYRKAPINNIEPVLKEFFEEMDPQKKGFVAFKEFSVYMENLGRPELCSEEFFSKLNQDGSGKLDDMDVVTLFYIVHSRLPFCNSCKKFIEGTSYLVCVKCFHGNNNGKTDANEESFNVCTTCYLDEKFKHHHNEFLDPNLLLRHLRMMQPVAVSSTTSVPQDVQDLKIVANSSTPSATDPVVADNSSNLSANNQVQVVVDVLPERTKFSAAVVFQEILLYSFISVYYFFSALLYFCCLALLKALYTIGILLFYLCTGLLLLLRSAVIGGNNL; encoded by the exons atgagaaTGAAGGAGTTGAGAGAATTGGCTTTGGCATACCGCAAGGCTCCCATAAACAACATAGAGCCGGTCCTGAAAGAGTTCTTCGAAGAAATGGATCCACAGAAGAAAGGTTTCGTAGCGTTTAAGGAGTTCTCAGTTTACATGGAGAATTTGGGACGCCCTGAATTGTGCTCAGAGGAGTTCTTCTCCAAGCTGAACCAAGATGGAAGTGGAAAGCTCGATGATATGGATGTAGTAACACTTTTTTACATTGTTCATAGTCGTTTGCCTTTTTGCAATTCTTGCAAAAAGTTTATAGAGGGTACTTCCTATTTGGTTTGTGTGAAATGCTTCCATGGGAATAATAATGGTAAAACTGATGCTAATGAAGAATCCTTCAATGTTTGCACTACCTGCTACCTTGATGAAAAATTTAAGCATCATCACAATGAATTCCTCGATCCAAACCTTCTTCTTCGTCATTTGAGGATGATGCAG cctGTAGCAGTTTCTTCTACAACTTCTGTGCCTCAAGATGTTCAGGACCTTAAG ATTGTAGCAAATTCTTCTACGCCTTCTGCAACTGATCCG GTTGTAGCAGACAACTCTTCTAATCTTTCTGCAAATAATCAG gtgcaagtggtggtagacgttcttccggagcgaaccaagttttccgctgctgttgtgtttcaagaaatacttctgtactctttcatttcagtgtattatttcttttcagccttgttgtatttctgttgtttagcacttcttaaagctctgtatactattggaatacttctgttttatttatgcactggactgttgttgcttttgagaagtgctgtaattggtggaaacaatttgtag
- the LOC125423402 gene encoding uncharacterized protein LOC125423402 isoform X1, which yields MRMKELRELALAYRKAPINNIEPVLKEFFEEMDPQKKGFVAFKEFSVYMENLGRPELCSEEFFSKLNQDGSGKLDDMDVVTLFYIVHSRLPFCNSCKKFIEGTSYLVCVKCFHGNNNGKTDANEESFNVCTTCYLDEKFKHHHNEFLDPNLLLRHLRMMQPVAVSSTTSVPQDVQDLKIVANSSTPSATDPVVADNSSNLSANNQLKAGSSSKSINQVQVVVDVLPERTKFSAAVVFQEILLYSFISVYYFFSALLYFCCLALLKALYTIGILLFYLCTGLLLLLRSAVIGGNNL from the exons atgagaaTGAAGGAGTTGAGAGAATTGGCTTTGGCATACCGCAAGGCTCCCATAAACAACATAGAGCCGGTCCTGAAAGAGTTCTTCGAAGAAATGGATCCACAGAAGAAAGGTTTCGTAGCGTTTAAGGAGTTCTCAGTTTACATGGAGAATTTGGGACGCCCTGAATTGTGCTCAGAGGAGTTCTTCTCCAAGCTGAACCAAGATGGAAGTGGAAAGCTCGATGATATGGATGTAGTAACACTTTTTTACATTGTTCATAGTCGTTTGCCTTTTTGCAATTCTTGCAAAAAGTTTATAGAGGGTACTTCCTATTTGGTTTGTGTGAAATGCTTCCATGGGAATAATAATGGTAAAACTGATGCTAATGAAGAATCCTTCAATGTTTGCACTACCTGCTACCTTGATGAAAAATTTAAGCATCATCACAATGAATTCCTCGATCCAAACCTTCTTCTTCGTCATTTGAGGATGATGCAG cctGTAGCAGTTTCTTCTACAACTTCTGTGCCTCAAGATGTTCAGGACCTTAAG ATTGTAGCAAATTCTTCTACGCCTTCTGCAACTGATCCG GTTGTAGCAGACAACTCTTCTAATCTTTCTGCAAATAATCAG CTTAAAGCAGGTTCTTCTTCAAAATCTATAAATCag gtgcaagtggtggtagacgttcttccggagcgaaccaagttttccgctgctgttgtgtttcaagaaatacttctgtactctttcatttcagtgtattatttcttttcagccttgttgtatttctgttgtttagcacttcttaaagctctgtatactattggaatacttctgttttatttatgcactggactgttgttgcttttgagaagtgctgtaattggtggaaacaatttgtag